The following coding sequences are from one Dermacentor silvarum isolate Dsil-2018 chromosome 4, BIME_Dsil_1.4, whole genome shotgun sequence window:
- the LOC125944756 gene encoding uncharacterized protein LOC125944756 yields the protein MDISSRDSVIVVATFCCVNNFVVFLVHVFPPEGTFNNREPGHMVYIIGVKTFESAVSVIVDIMTIIGVWDMDRRTTAPRKHAQGYRQKLIAHLKEPKRALLLFIIWSVTTAPASVGTDMVYNYHTSESREMFIMNAVIRCAIEAAKFYVLYRFYRLYNRLGAEQLPIVVEGATELTSPAVMALTAISGGSGTTGAEATESRTGAAHFRRRTPYGAGSVPRKSIMATDAASEDQNLRGQGSTSVTQRRHSYRAERRGTTSNLNDIGQDASAVTDGGGGGPKQDVEHQASYESACKAAPVRHGSRKQSYEFGGGTPSPARALGGKRALPERRSGRRLSIMSPTGTAQVANALQPVPEAEPLAHGNVSTASSSPPSPSARSILRNQQDRSPRRYQKQHHKTGEEEHVPECREDASHLATAEAAERTAGAERPQALRRQGRGGHRRMTSASPSASTGSTPSASPDMSAPATEGMTPHEESTMTTTTMTRREKGKSKRTSRHRSRSGDKSKTKPNSSKKPPHTSSKKNSPKMLSFTSSAESPMRSSADEFPNKQ from the exons ATGGACATTAGCAGCAGAGACAGCGTGATTGTCGTCGCCACCTTCTGCTGC GTCAACAATTTCGTGGTATTTCTGGTACACGTGTTCCCACCTGAAGGCACCTTCAACAACAGGGAACCAG GTCATATGGTCTACATCATCGGCGTGAAGACTTTCGAGAGCGCAGTCAGCGTGATTGTGGATATCATGACCATCATAGGAGTGTGGGAC ATGGACAGGCGTACTACTGCTCCCCGTAAACACGCACAAGGATACCGCCAAAAGTTGATTGCTCACCTGAAG GAACCAAAACGTGCGCTGCTCCTCTTCATTATTTGGTCTGTCACCACGGCACCGGCGAGCGTTGGCACCGACATGGTCTACAATTACCACACTAGCGAGAGC AGGGAGATGTTCATAATGAACGCTGTGATCCGATGCGCAATTGAAGCGGCTAAG TTCTACGTGCTGTACCGTTTCTACCGGCTCTACAATCGGCTGGGCGCCGAACAGCTGCCCATTGTCGTCGAAGGAGCCACGGAGCTCACATCTCCCGCTGTCATGGCGCTGACCGCAATTAGCGGCGGCAGCGGAACGACGGGCGCCGAGGCGACGGAGTCGAGGACTGGAGCGGCACACTTCAGACGACGCACACCTTACGGCGCAGGATCTGTGCCGAGGAAGAGCATAATGGCCACCGACGCTGCATCCGAAGACCAGAACCTCCGCGGCCAAGGGAGCACCTCGGTGACACAGCGCCGTCATTCATACCGCGCTGAGCGCCGCGGCACTACTAGTAATCTTAACGATATCGGTCAGGACGCAAGCGCTGTTaccgatggtggtggtggtggtcccAAGCAGGACGTCGAGCACCAAGCCTCATACGAATCAGCTTGCAAGGCGGCCCCCGTCAGGCACGGCTCGCGCAAGCAGTCGTACGAGTTTGGCGGTGGTACTCCTAGTCCGGCCCGTGCACTGGGCGGGAAACGTGCACTACCGGAGCGCAGGTCCGGTCGCCGCCTGTCAATCATGTCTCCGACGGGCACGGCACAGGTGGCGAACGCACTGCAGCCCGTGCCAGAGGCGGAACCGTTGGCTCATGGCAACGTCTCCACAGCGTCGTCTTCCCCACCGTCCCCGTCGGCTCGCTCCATTCTGCGAAACCAGCAGGATAGGTCCCCGCGGCGCTACCAGAAGCAACACCACAAGACCGGGGAGGAAGAGCACGTTCCCGAGTGTCGAGAAGACGCTTCCCATCTCGCGACTGCCGAAGCCGCTGAACGCACGGCAGGGGCAGAGCGGCCCCAAGCCCTGCGGCGACAAGGACGCGGAGGCCACCGGCGCATGACGTCGGCCTCGCCATCGGCCAGCACCGGCTCGACGCCCTCGGCTTCGCCGGACATGTCCGCGCCGGCCACGGAAGGCATGACGCCGCACGAGGAGTCcactatgacgacgacgacgatgacgaggaGGGAGAAGGGCAAGTCAAAGAGGACTTCGAGGCATCGGTCGCGTTCCGGCGACAAGTCCAAGACTAAGCCCAATTCTTCAAAGAAACCTCCGCATACGTCGTCGAAAAAGAATTCTCCTAAGATGCTTTCGTTCACGTCGTCAGCGGAGTCGCCTATGAGGTCATCAGCAGACGAGTTTCCAAATAAGCAGTAG